The following proteins come from a genomic window of Thermoproteus sp.:
- a CDS encoding FAD-dependent oxidoreductase, whose amino-acid sequence MRIVVVGGGVAGLYFTYRLLQRASAEVVVIDDKDFHEFTIGIPMAFAGLVEFRDLAFPLKELRRAQFIRGRAVAVEGRCVRISTGAASSICGDYVVLAPGGYKVGSAEYWSVGGAQELYRRVSEARGVRFIVNDFNPVIGFQEIAYSIKTRFPDKEVSVHLVYIGDYYAPLLAAWRKWAEQIGIEVSEELPRTGEDILVISVPVLRPHPLAVGLEVDPATFETQYRGVYLIGDSSLVKLGLPPIGWGALWQASILAKALAREIETGVFEIEMDEWTALGDKDRFYKWLTYRMTTGTPLAHLKGLYDLWRESVWKFLTRSG is encoded by the coding sequence GTGAGAATTGTCGTTGTGGGGGGAGGCGTGGCGGGGCTTTATTTCACCTACAGGTTGCTCCAACGGGCCAGCGCCGAGGTCGTCGTTATAGACGACAAGGACTTCCACGAATTTACTATAGGCATCCCCATGGCCTTCGCCGGCCTCGTGGAGTTTCGAGATCTCGCATTTCCCCTAAAAGAGCTCAGAAGGGCGCAGTTCATCAGGGGGAGGGCCGTGGCGGTCGAGGGCAGATGCGTCAGGATCTCCACAGGGGCCGCCTCCTCCATATGTGGCGACTATGTGGTGCTCGCGCCGGGCGGCTATAAGGTCGGGAGCGCCGAGTATTGGAGCGTAGGCGGCGCGCAGGAGCTCTACAGGAGGGTCTCGGAGGCCCGCGGAGTCAGGTTCATAGTAAACGACTTCAACCCAGTGATAGGGTTCCAGGAGATAGCCTACTCCATAAAGACTAGGTTTCCCGATAAGGAGGTGTCGGTCCACCTGGTCTATATAGGCGACTACTACGCGCCTCTGCTAGCGGCGTGGCGCAAATGGGCAGAACAGATAGGAATCGAGGTGTCCGAGGAGCTCCCCCGCACGGGCGAAGACATCCTTGTCATCTCTGTGCCTGTTTTGCGTCCTCATCCTCTTGCGGTTGGCCTTGAGGTTGATCCGGCTACCTTCGAGACTCAATATAGGGGTGTCTACCTCATTGGCGACTCTTCGCTGGTCAAGTTGGGCCTTCCGCCCATCGGGTGGGGCGCTCTATGGCAAGCCTCTATTCTAGCCAAGGCGCTGGCGCGAGAAATAGAAACCGGCGTGTTCGAAATCGAAATGGACGAATGGACAGCGCTAGGCGACAAGGACCGCTTCTACAAGTGGCTGACATACAGGATGACCACCGGCACCCCACTGGCCCACCTCAAAGGCCTATACGACTTGTGGAGAGAATCTGTCTGGAAGTTCCTGACGAGAAGCGGCTAA
- a CDS encoding metallophosphoesterase: MLIGVISDTHDDWVAIRNAGRAFREAGAAYVIHAGDWTSPFSMLKLRRALGDGVKVVTVFGNNDGDRYNFAKRALEAKVEILGEAGLVEVGGRHIGVYHGTSELLVEAAARSGMFDVLIYGHTHKVDVRRVNGTLLLNPGEACGCATERKTAALLDLENLEVTLVEL; this comes from the coding sequence GTGTTGATCGGCGTCATCTCGGACACTCACGACGACTGGGTCGCCATACGCAACGCCGGGAGGGCCTTCAGAGAGGCGGGAGCCGCCTATGTTATCCACGCTGGGGACTGGACCTCGCCGTTCTCCATGTTGAAGTTGAGGAGGGCCCTAGGCGACGGGGTCAAGGTAGTCACTGTGTTCGGCAACAACGACGGAGATCGATACAATTTCGCCAAGAGGGCTCTAGAGGCCAAGGTGGAGATTCTGGGCGAGGCGGGCCTCGTGGAGGTCGGAGGGAGGCATATAGGCGTCTACCACGGCACCTCAGAGCTGTTGGTGGAGGCGGCGGCCAGGTCTGGCATGTTCGACGTGTTGATATACGGCCATACCCACAAGGTCGACGTGAGGAGGGTCAACGGCACCCTCCTGTTGAACCCAGGCGAGGCTTGTGGATGCGCGACTGAGAGAAAGACAGCCGCTCTGTTGGACCTCGAAAATTTAGAAGTGACCCTAGTGGAACTTTAG